A genomic region of Pyrus communis chromosome 14, drPyrComm1.1, whole genome shotgun sequence contains the following coding sequences:
- the LOC137715726 gene encoding small nuclear ribonucleoprotein SmD1a, whose product MKLVRFLMKLNNETVSIELKNGTVVNGTITGVDISMNTHLKTVKLTLKGKNPVTLDHLSVRGNNIRYYILPDSLNLETLLVEETPRVKPKKPTAGRPMGRGRGRGRGRGRGRGR is encoded by the exons ATGAAGCTCGTCAG gTTTTTGATGAAGTTGAACAACGAGACAGTGTCGATCGAGCTCAAAAACGGCACCGTTGTGAACGGAACCATCACAG GTGTGGATATCAGTATGAATACTCATTTGAAGACGGTGAAACTTACACTCAAGGGGAAGAACCCAGTGACTCTGGATCATCTCAGCGTGAGGGGTAACAACATCCGGTACTATATCCTTCCTGACAGCCTGAATCTCGAGACTTTGCTTGTTGAAGAGACACCTAGGGTCAAGCCCAAGAAGCCAACTGCAG GGAGGCCTATGGGACGGGGGCGGGGCCGTGGACGTGGTCGCGGACGTGGCCGTGGCCGTTAA
- the LOC137716499 gene encoding outer envelope membrane protein 7-like, whose protein sequence is MGKASGTKQVAVVFGALAVGWLAIELAFKPFLDKARAAMNKSDPARDPDEDDAVRAAEAAVKAADTAADEASGTL, encoded by the coding sequence ATGGGGAAAGCGTCGGGAACGAAGCAAGTGGCGGTGGTGTTCGGAGCCCTAGCCGTCGGCTGGCTGGCCATAGAGCTCGCCTTCAAGCCCTTCCTCGACAAGGCCCGCGCTGCCATGAACAAGTCCGACCCGGCCCGCGATCCCGACGAAGACGACGCCGTCAGGGCCGCCGAGGCCGCCGTCAAAGCTGCCGATACCGCCGCCGACGAAGCCTCTGGAACTCTGTAA
- the LOC137714644 gene encoding uncharacterized protein, whose protein sequence is MSHANLMNYFNPNSVYTEDDFKRCFRMRRHVFERLLRDVQQVNPYFRQKLDRAGCAGFSPHQKVIVALRMMAYGSLADLMDETHGMSKFTCLDTLQQLCDTIIQVHKDEYLCKPNQEDLNRLIRKAEDYGFRGMIGLLNCMHWDWKNYSTGWQGSFSGKSRKPTVVLKAVASYDT, encoded by the coding sequence ATGTCGCATGCTAATCTGATGaactacttcaaccccaactcggtgtacacaGAAGATGATTTCAAACGTTGCTTCCGGATGAGGCGTCATGTCTTCGAGCGTTTACTTCGTGATGTCCAGCaagtcaatccatactttcgacagAAGTTGGACAGAGCAGGCTGTgctggtttctcacctcatcagaaggttaTTGTTGCACTTcgaatgatggcctatggctCCCTAGCTGATTTGATGGATGAAACCCATGGTATGTCTAAGTttacatgccttgatactcttCAACAATTATGTGACACAATTATTCAGGTTCACAAAGACGAGTACCTCTGtaagccaaatcaagaagatctgaatCGGCTCATTCGCAAAGCTGAAGACTATGGGTTTCGGGGCATGATAGGGTTATTAAACtgcatgcattgggattggaagaactATTCCACCGGATGGCAAGGAAGCTTTAGCGGAAAGTCGAGAAAGCCAACTGTTGTGCTAAAGGCGGTTGCCTCATATGACACATGA
- the LOC137715236 gene encoding uncharacterized protein produces MDGEERRLGFKRKNPYRDSGFQNRNHHQAFDRHMLPEGWVGCPAYGGEISCIIPSKAPLGESFNDHIAGATYTPKQVIHQQRLLGRELGLVIDLTNTTRYYPLSDWTKEGIRHVKIQCRGRDSVPDNAAVDKFLYEVSQFFSRRTDPMRYILVHCTHGHNRTGFMIVHFLVRNESISVTEAINIFARARPPGIYKQDYIDELYKFYQERKPESVLCPQTPEWKRVSDLDDTAEAVMHQENANHARNEAMTIDDVLGERIPFNQQKSMQEAVYDALNMDRRGKGNLQFPGSHPVSLNRDNQQLLRQRYYYATWKADGTRYMMLITWDGCYLIDRKFFFRRVQMRFPCKFSNKVMPEKTHNFTLLDGEMIIDTDPNTQKQDRRYLIYDVIAINQVSLVELPFHERWKMLEKEVIEPRNMERDTLSRSVEPYYRYDLELFSVRRKGFWLLSTVNKLLRKFIPGLSHASDGLIFQGWDDPYVPRTHEGLLKWKFPEMNSVDFLYELGVDGRELLFLNERGKKKLMGGYRVVFKDELDPAFCSGKIIECAWDAGGNAWVCMRTRPDKSTPNEFNTYKKVMRSINDNITEEVLLEKIEEIVRLPMYADRIRNDIRAHEHTSSSRRR; encoded by the exons ATG gatggagaagaaagaagattGGGATTCAAGAGAAAAAACCCATATCGGGATTCTGGGTTTCAGAACAGAAATCATCATCAAGCTTTTGATAGACACATGCTTCCTGAAG GTTGGGTTGGTTGCCCTGCATATGGTGGAGAAATAAGTTGTATAATTCCATCAAAAGCACCTCTTGGTGAGTCTTTCAATGACCATATTGCTGGTGCTACATACACTCCAAAGCAAGTCATTCATCAGCAAAGACTGCTAGGAAGAGAA CTCGGTTTAGTGATTGATTTAACGAACACTACTCGTTACTATCCCCTTTCGGATTGGACAAAAGAAGGCATTCGGCATGTTAAG ATACAATGCAGAGGAAGGGATTCGGTACCTGATAATGCAGCTGTAGATAAATTTCTCTATGAG gTATCACAATTTTTCTCCCGTAGAACAGACCCAATGAGGTATATACTTGTCCACTGTACACATGGGCATAACCGCACAGGTTTCATGATTGTTCATTTTCTTGTACGCAACGAATCAATTTCAGTTACTGAG GCAATAAATATATTTGCCAGGGCACGTCCTCCAGGGATATACAAACAGGACTATATTGATGAACTTTACAAGTTTTATCAAGAAAGAAAACCAGAATCAGTTCTTTGCCCTCAAACTCCAGAGTGGAAGAGAGTTTCCGATCTGGATGACACAGCTGAAGCTGTGATGCATCAGGAAAAT GCCAATCATGCGAGAAATGAAGCAATGACGATTGATGATGTTTTGGGTGAGCGAATACCTTTTAACCAGCAAAAATCAATGCAAGAAGCCGTTTATGATGCACTTAATATGGATAGAAGG GGTAAAGGGAATTTACAATTTCCTGGGTCGCACCCTGTTTCGCTCAACAG GGACAACCAACAACTGTTACGGCAGCGCTATTACTATGCCACATGGAAAGCAGATGGAACACGTTATATGATGCTAATTACATGGGACGGCTGTTACTTGATTgataggaaattttttttccgACGGGTCCAGATGCGGTTCCCTTGCAAATTCTCAAATAAG GTTATGCCTGAGAAGACTCACAACTTCACATTACTTGATGGAGAGATGATAATTGACACTGACCCAAATACTCAAAAGCAAGACCGAAGATACCTCATTTATGACGTCATTGCAATCAACCAAGTCTCTCTTGTAGAG CTGCCATTCCATGAACGATGGAAGATGCTTGAGAAAGAAGTGATCGAGCCTCGAAATATGGAACGGGATACTCTTTCCAGGAGTGTGGAGCCTTACTACAGATATGACTTGGAACTGTTCAGT GTAAGGAGGAAGGGTTTTTGGTTACTATCTACAGTCAACAAGCTTTTGAGGAAATTCATTCCTGGACTTTCACATGCATCAGATGGTCTGATATTCCAG GGCTGGGACGATCCATATGTACCCCGCACGCATGAAGGTCTTTTGAAGTGGAAGTTTCCTGAAATGAATTCAGTTGATTTTCTCTATGAG TTAGGAGTCGATGGCCGTGAGCTACTTTTTCTGAACGAGCGCGGAAAGAAGAAGCTTATGGGAGGCTATAGGGTTGTTTTTAAAG ATGAATTGGATCCTGCTTTTTGTTCGGGGAAGATTATAGAGTGCGCGTGGGATGCCGGTGGAAATGCGTGGGTGTGTATGCGGACTAGGCCGGACAAATCAACCCCAAATGAGTTCAATACCTATAAGAAG GTAATGCGAAGCATAAACGATAATATTACGGAGGAAGTGTTGTTAGAGAAGATTGAGGAGATTGTCCGGCTACCCATGTACGCCGACCGAATACGGAACGATATTAGGGCCCACGAGCACACATCTTCTTCCCGGCGCCGGTGA